A DNA window from Paenibacillus sp. HWE-109 contains the following coding sequences:
- a CDS encoding glycosyltransferase family 32 protein, protein MGIPKIIHYCWFGKQEKPEIVKRCIASWYRYLPGYRFIEWNENNFDHTCNPYVKEAYEAGKYAFVSDYARVFALYHFGGIYLDTDVEVFKSFNDLLHHDSFWGFEQENFIATSTIGAAKENKLIQAFMDSYQTKSFLLADGTFNSLTNVAMITEIIGGMGIIPNGKYQEIKGLGTFYPQTYFSPYDYINCQSFKTDKTYAMHHFYKSWLPRKARWKGHIKLLASKVIGGHNIARIRKLLS, encoded by the coding sequence AAAATTATTCATTATTGTTGGTTTGGCAAGCAGGAGAAGCCTGAAATTGTTAAACGCTGTATAGCGAGTTGGTATCGTTATTTGCCCGGCTATCGTTTCATCGAGTGGAATGAGAACAATTTTGATCATACCTGTAATCCCTACGTTAAAGAAGCCTATGAGGCGGGGAAATATGCCTTTGTGAGCGATTATGCGCGGGTATTTGCCTTATATCATTTTGGCGGCATTTATTTAGATACGGATGTAGAAGTATTCAAATCGTTCAACGATTTGCTTCATCACGACTCCTTCTGGGGATTCGAACAAGAAAATTTCATTGCAACGAGCACGATCGGCGCAGCCAAGGAAAATAAGCTCATTCAAGCCTTTATGGATTCCTATCAAACCAAAAGTTTCCTCCTCGCGGACGGCACATTTAATTCCTTAACGAATGTCGCCATGATTACCGAAATCATCGGCGGCATGGGTATCATTCCCAATGGTAAATATCAGGAAATTAAAGGTCTCGGCACCTTTTATCCACAAACATATTTCTCGCCGTATGACTATATTAACTGCCAGAGCTTCAAAACTGACAAGACGTATGCGATGCATCACTTCTACAAAAGCTGGCTGCCGCGCAAAGCGCGATGGAAGGGACATATCAAGTTGCTGGCATCGAAAGTGATCGGTGGTCATAATATTGCTAGAATTCGCAAGCTGCTAAGCTAA